From the Actinomycetota bacterium genome, the window TTTCTTCGAGTCGGATAGCGCCAACCCGCTCGACAGTTATGTCGAGAAGTTAAACGGCGTCGTTTTTCAGGTCAAGCTCGGTACGGTCTATCAGAAGACGCAGCGTGTGGTGCGCCTCGCCGAGGCTATAGCCAAATCGTTGGCCCTGGCCCCGGACGAGATGGGCTATGCGGTGCGCGCGGCGTACCTATGCAAAGCCGACCTCGTAACCGAGATGGTCGGCGAGTTTCCGACGCTCCAGGGGGCGATGGGGCGCGATTACGCCCAAGTTTCCGGCGAGCCGCCGGCGGTGGCGACAGCCATCTTCGAGCACTACCTCCCGCGGTCGGCGGGTGACAGCCTGCCGGAGACGGTCAGCGGGCAGGTAGTAAGTATTTCAGACAAGCTCGACGCGGTCGCCGGCATTTTAGCCGCCGGCCTTATCCCGACCGGCTCCGAAGACCCCTATGCGCTTCGCAGGCAAGCACACGGCATCGTGTCGATAATTCTCGAGAACGACTTGGATATATCGATGGACTCGCTGGTCGAACTCGCGCTCAAACTCTACGCGGACCAGGGTATCGACTTCGATGTCGAGGCGACGAGCGATATCGTCGACGAGTTTTTCCGCGCAAGGGTACGCGCTTATCTGCAAGGCCGCGAGTTTTCGCACGATATAGTCGAGGCGGTCACGAGCGGTTCCATCGACGACATCGTCGATATCATGAGGCGCGCCCAGGCACTCCAAAGCATATATAAATCGGATGACCTCGAAGATGTGCTCGTTGCCTTCATAAGGTGTAAAAACCTGGGCAGGGCCGAACTCGGTACGGTCGTAGATGAGAGCCTTCTGGTGGAAGAAGCTGAGAAAGCGCTCTACGCGAGCGCTGTAAAGATAGATAGAGATGTCGGGCAAGCCGGCCGTGACTATGCCGCCGTAATCGGCCTTCTTGCGGGTTTGCGCCCCGCCGTCGACCGGTTTTTCGATGATGTGCTGGTCATGACCGAAGACGAGAGCGTGAAGGACAACCGGATAAGGCTCTTGAATCTTTGCTACAATGCTTATCGCAGGCTTGCGGATTTCGCATATATCAGCTCCCGATAGGCGCTAAGGCGGCCACCACCCGCACGGGTGATTCCGCCCCGATGCGGCCTGCTATCCGATAAGCACGTGATGGTGCGTTTTACTGGACTATTGTCCGGTTTAAAAATAGAAGATGATTATTTTGGGGGGAATATAATGTCAGGTAGCAAAAAGTATGTCTACGATTTTAACGAAGGCACGGCTGAGATGAAGTACATTCTCGGTGGGAAGGGCGCGAACCTCGCCGAGATGACACGGATTGGCCTGCCGGTTCCGCCGGGCTTCACAATAAGCACCGGAGCATGTAACGAATACTACCGGACCGGAGCATTTCCCGATGGGCTTCCGCAAGAGATCGATATGCACCGTGAAGCACTTGAGCGGAAGATGGGTAAGAAGCTTGGAGACCCGGATGACCCGTTGTTGGTCTCTGTCCGCTCCGGAGCCGCGTTTTCTATGCCCGGCATGATGGATACGGTTCTAAACCTGGGCCTGAACGATGAGGCTATCAAAGGATTGACCAAGCAGACCGGCGACGAGCGCTTCGCTTATGACTCTTACCGTCGTTTCATCCAGATGTTCGGCAAGGTGGTCCTGCGCATCGAGGGCGGGCTCTTCGAGGATGCGATAAATGAACTAAAAGAAAAGAAGGGCGCGAAACTCGATACCGATCTGACCGCGAACGATCTAAAAGCACTCGTCCGAATGTTCAAGGATATCGTCCGCGAACATACGGGCCGCGAATTCCCGACAGACCCAAAAGAGCAATTGATCTTGTCAGTCGAGGCTGTCTTTAAGAGCTGGGGCAATAAGAGAGCCGTTGATTACCGCAAGCTATATAAAATACCGGATGACCTCGGGACCGCGGTCAACATCCAGACGATGGTCTTTGGAAACAAAGGTGATGACTCGGCGACCGGCGTCACTTTTACGCGTGACCCCGCGACCGGCGAGGACGTGCCATACGGCGACTACCTGATCAATGCGCAGGGCGAGGATGTCGTAGCGGGGATAAGGGTCACCGAGCCGCTCCTCAACCTTAAGGCGGAAATGCCGGCGCTCGCCGATGAGCTGCTGAAGAATATGGACATACTCGAGAAGCACTATCGGGATATCTGCGATATAGAGTTCACAATCGAGCAGGGTAAACTCTGGATGCTCCAGACCAGAATCGGTAAGAGAACCGCAGCGGCGGCCTTGAGAATAGCCGCTGAGATGGTCGAAGAGGGCCTTATCACCAAGAGAGAGGCCGTCCAAAGAATCGACCCCGAGCAACTGGACCAGCTGTTGCACCCGCAGTTCGACCCGAAAGCCAAAATCGAGGTTCTAACGAAAGGGCTTAACGCTTCACCGGGCGCCGCGGTCGGCAAGGTCGTCTTCGACGCCGACACCGCGGAGGAGATGGGCCAAAACGGCGAGAAAGTCATCCTCACACGCTGGGAGACGACCCCGGACGACCTTCACGGCATGGTCGCCGCGCAGGGTATTCTCACCAGCCACGGCGGCAAGACCAGCCACGCGGCGGTCGTCGCCCGAGGCATGGGCAAACCATGCGTGTGCGGTGCGGACGCGATTAAGATAGACTCCAAGAACAAAGTATTCACCGTCAACGGTGTTCAGGTAAGAGAGGGTGACATAATATCTATCGACGGCACTACCGGAAGCGTGGTGGTCGGCGCGGTGGGATTAGTGCCTCCGAAACCGACCAAGGAATTCGAGCTCATATTGGGTTGGGCGGACGAGATTAGGACGCTCGGGGTTCGCACTAACGCGGACACGCCGGAGGATAGTGAAAAAGGGCGCCAATTCGGCGCCGAAGGAATCGGCCTGGCCCGCACCGAGCACATGTTTCTCGGGGACCGTTTGCCCATCGTCCAGCGGATGATTTTAGCCAAGAACGAAGATGAGGAAAAAGACGCGCTCGCCAAATTATTAAAAGTGCAGAGAGATGACTTTCTCGGCATCTTCAAGGCAATGGACGGCTTGCCGGTGACCATAAGATTGCTCGACCCGCCGCTCCACGAGTTTTTGCCGCGACAAATCGACCTGAAGGTCGAAATCACCAAGATGGAGATGAGCGGCGCGACAGACGCCGAACTCGCCCCCAAGAACGAGCTTCTCGACGCGGTCGAGCGGATGGCCGAGATGAACCCGATGCTGGGCTTGCGCGGCTGTCGTCTGGGTATCACGCACCCCGAGATATACAAGATGCAGGTACGCGCGATTATGGAGGCCGCTTGCCGGCTGAAAAAAGAGGGCGGCGACCCGAGGGTCGAGATAATGATACCGCTCGTGGCGCACGTCAACGAACTCGACATCTTGCGCAAAGAGAGCGAAGAGGTAATCGCGGAAGTCATCGCCGGCAGCGGTGTCGATGTCGAATACAAGATAGGTACGATGATTGAGATACCGCGCGCCGCTGTTACGGCCGACGAGGTCGCGACTGTCGCGGACTTCTTCTCATTTGGTACGAACGACTTGACGCAGATGGCCTTTGGTTTTAGCCGCGACGATATCGAAGCGAAGTTTCTCCCGCGCTATCTGGAGAGAAAGATATTGCCGAGCAACCCGTTTGAAACAATCGATGACGGTGTCGCCGCGCTGGTCGAGATGGGGTGCCGTAAGGGTCGCGCCACCAAACCCGAGCTTAAGCTCGGCGTCTGTGGCGAGCACGGCGGCGACCCCGAATCGGTCAAGAAGTTCCACGCGATGGGCCTGTCGTATGTGAGCTGTTCTCCATACAGGGTTCCGCTCGCACGCCTCGCGGCCGCCCAGGCGGTTCTGGGCGACAGCTCTTCGAGTTCTAAGTAGTTTACCGTCGGCCTTAAGCCGACAGGTCTATAAAAACAACAAAGGACGAACAAAGGACGAGAGTTATCTCGTCCTTTGTTCTGTGTATAAGTTATTGCCGGCATATGCCGATAGTCTTTTAGAATCGCACTATTATAGGCAGCGGAGAATATGATCAAGAATTCGCGAGACCACCAAACACCCATACCCGTGCGCAAACCGCGGATGACTACGGAACAGATTAGAACGATTATTAAAACGACGAAAGATTTTAAAAATCGTAATCTGAGCAGGTTCAACATGCGCAATTTTAAGCTGCAAGGTTGCAATTTCCACGGCGCCGACCTTTCCGGCGCGAACCTCAGCGGGATGAACTTGAGCGAAATAAATTTTCGCGAGGCCAACCTTTCAGGCGCGGATTTAAGTAAAAGCGAATTTCGTAAAGCTGATTTCAGAAAGGCTAACTTTAGCGAAGCCGAGATGTCGGGCGCGGTCTTAATCAACGCCGACCTGCGTCACGCCAACCTTTGCGGGGCCAACCTGCGGCGGGCTAATCTGAGCGACGCCGACCTGCGTCACGCATCTCTCACCGAATCAGACGTAGTAACCGATGAGGGCAAACAGAAAGTGACCGATTTGAGCTGGGCCAACCTCGAAGATGCCTATATAAGCGGGGCCGACCTGCATAAAGCCGACTTAAGCAACGCGAAATTGAGCGGTGCTCGCCTGTACCGTTCCGTACTTACGGGAGCGAACTTAAGCCAAGCGGATTTACTCGGCGCAAATCTTACCCAAGCCGACTTAGCCCAGGCAAATCTTTCGTTCGCTGACTTATCGCATGCGAAGCTAAACGGGGCGAACCTGCGCTACGCGAACCTGACCGGCGCCAACCTGCGACACACCAAGATGAGCGATACCAAGGTGACGCAGACCGATGTGTGTAATGCTAATTTCGAGGGCACGGTCCTGACCAACGTCAAGATAAGCTACGCAATCAATCTCGACCAGGCGAAAAACCTACATACCGCGCTCGGGCTCTAGGGGACGTTGCTACGGCTGTTACGGATACCCACTCTCTATGCGCGCGGCATTCCCAAACAGGACGGTAGATGATAACGCGTGTCCCACTCTCTATGCGCGCGCGGGCGGCATTACGCTAAAAAATAAAGACCTGACCCCTTTCCCCTGTCTTATAGTCGAATTTAAGGGTCATAAATGCTAGAATCAAAAAAAGTTCCGCGCCTGCAGGAAAAAACTGGTATGTGTCGAATACCGATGTAGAAGTAAACCCTCCCGAAAATTTTGGAAACCAACTTTGAGGTGATTTTATGGAAGATATCCTTGTTGTCGGCATCAACGGAAGCCCGAATGAAGATGGTAACACGGCTTTTCTGATAAGGGAAGTTTTGCGCTCTGCCGCGAAAGCGGGCGCCAAAACCGAGCTGCTCCATTCGATGGAGGTCTTGGAGGACCAGGATAAACCGTATTGCGACGCCTGCAGTTCGCCGTGTGATGAGAGTTGCTATGTCGGCACCAGGCTCGAGTCGGCCCTGGATGCGATGGCTGGGGCCGATGCTATCGTCGTCGGCAGCCCGGTCTATTTCGGCACGGTATCGGCTCAATTAAAGGCGATTTTCGACAAGAGCCGGGCGCTCCGCGCTAAAAAGGCTTTAGTCGCGAAAGTAGGCGCCGGCGTTTCGGTGGGAGCTTCGCGTTTCGGCGGGCAAGAAACGACGATTCGCGCCATACATGATATTATGATGGTCCACGGTATGACGATAGTATCGGACTCTTCCGCCACCGAGACCATCGGCCACCACGGAGTCTGCGCTCAAAGGCCTGCCGAGAGTGACGCCGATGCTCTAAAAAGCGCAAGAGTTACCGGCAAACGATTAGTCGAAGAAATCAAGATAAATAGACGGTGATAATGTGGAACAACAATTTATAGTCCCCCGGGAGATATTCGAAGAACGCGAAGTCCAGACCCTGTCGAAGTTGGCGATGCGAAGCATCGACAGCCAAGGGCGGGCGAAGCCGCTGCAACCGTGTCCGCTGCGCACATGCTACCAGCGTGACCGGGACCGCATCATCCACTCTAAAGCGTTCAGGCGCCTCGTCAACAAGACGCAGGTCTTTCTGAGCCCGGAGGGCGACCACTATCGCAACCGGCTTACGCACACCATCGAGGTCAGCCAGATATCGAGAATCATAGCCCGGGCGCTGGCGCTCAACGAAGACCTGGCCGAGGCGATAGCGCTCGGCCATGACCTGGGCCACACCCCCTTCGGCCATGTCGGCGAAGAAGCGATAAACGAGATTTTTCAAGAGTTGAAGGCCGGAGGCGCGGATAATCTCCCCGACGGGTTCAACCATAACGAGCAGAGCCTGCGCGTAATCGATATCCTCGAGTACGGCGGCAAAGGGCTCAACCTGACATGGGAGGTGCGCGACGGCATTCTGCACCACACGGGCGAGAAAGACCCGCGGACGCTAGAAGGTCGGATAGTCAAGATTTCCGACAGGATAGCCTATATCAACCACGACATCGACGACGCCGTTCGCGCCGGCATTCTTAAGACAGACGACATCGATAAAGAGTCAATCGAGTTGTTCGGCAGGTATTCGGGCGTGCGCATAAACGCTATGGTCTGCAATCTCGTCGAATATAGCCGGGACAAGAATACCATTTCGATGAGCCCGGACCTCATGAAGGCCATGCATGAACTGCGCGAGTTCTTGTTCGCACGCGTCTACCGAGGCTCGGCGGCGAAGTCGGAGAATGAAAAGGCCAAGAACGTCTTGAAGAGCCTCTACTTCCTGTTCCTCGACAAACCGGAGTTGCTGCCCGAGGAGTTCAGAACCGAGGAGTCGGGTACGCGCGTCGTTCGCATCTGTGACTACATAGCGGGCATGACCGACCGTTACGCTATCAAGATGTATGAAGAGCACTTCGTTCCAAAAGTATGGATGGTTTAACAGCAAGCCGGAGAGACGGATTTAGTGACCGAATTTAAAGGCAGGATCAAAGAGAACGATATAGACGCCGTCCGAGAGCGGAATAACCTGGTCGATGTGGTCTCGGAGTACGTGACGCTCAAGAAAAAAGGCAAGCTTTTTTGGGGCCTATGTCCATACCACCAAGAGAAGACCCCCTCATTCAAAGTCGACGCCGCGTCGCAGCTTTTTCATTGCTTCGGCTGCGGCGAGGGCGGCAATGTCTTCAACTTCGTCATGAAAGTCGAACACTTGGAGTTTCCCGAGGCGGTCGAGTTCTTGGCCGCGCGCGTGGGCTACCAGCTGGAGTACGAAGCGGGCAAGAGCCGGGAGCTATCCAAAAGAGAGCGTCTTTATGAGGCGAACAGCCAGGCCATGCTCTTCTACCAGCACATACTTCTCAAAACAGCCGAAGGGGAGCCTGGGCGCGCGTATTTAAAGAAAAGGGGACTGGGCGCCGATATAGTCAAAGGGTACGGTATCGGACTCGCGCCGCAAGGGTGGAACTCACTCGGGAATTACCTCGCCAAGCGTAAGTTCTCAAAAGAGGAGCTGGTCGAGGCGGGACTTATCATAAAAAGCGCCAAGGGCCACTATGACCGGTTCCGTTCCAGGATCATCTTTCCGATTGCCGATATGAGGGGGCGCACTATCGCTTTTGGTGGCAGGGTGCTCGATGGCGGACAGCCGAAATATATGAACTCCCCGGAGACGCCGACATATCATAAGAGTTCAACCTTGTACGGGCTCCATTTGGCCAAGAACGATATAACGAGAGAGGGCTCGGTGGTCGTTGTCGAAGGTTACACAGACGTTCTTGCTCTGGCCCAGGCGGGCGTACCAAACGTTGTCGCAACGCTCGGTACGGCGTTCACCGGCGAGCACGTCGAACTTCTCAAACGATTCGCCAATCGGGCGATCTTAGTCTTTGACGCGGATGCCGCGGGTACGAAAGCAGCGGAGAGTGCCGGCGCATATATGTCCGAATTTCGTCCGCCGAAGATGAAGGCTCTCCGCGACTTCGAGGGACGGAGTGCCGAGTCGGGGATAGATGTGAGGGTGGTCGTGCTTCCAGACAACCTCGATCCCGCGGACTACATCGCAAACCAAAGTATCGACTCTTTTCGAGAGTTGCTCGACGACGCGGAGCCGTTCTATGATTTTTACTTGACGCGCGAGCTGGAAAAATATACTATCAGTGAGACTCAGGAAAAAGAAAAAGCCGCACTAGCAGGTCTAAGGTTCATCGCAACGCTCGATCCCATAACGCACGAAGAATATATAGGAAAAATCGCCCAAAGACTTGGGCTCGATGCGCGGGTTCTTGCTGTCAGATTTAGGTCGTTGCTCGGTAAGAGCGCCCCTAGGCGCGGCGCGGCGCTCAAAACGTCGCTCGACCCGCAAGAGAAGACGGAACGGACTTTTCTTCATCTCGTCATGAAATATCCTCGGCTGCGGGGCAGCCTGTCGGCCGACATGGAGGGTGACTACTTTGTTTCCCCGGCTCACGCTAAGCTTCTCGCAGTTTTAAAGGGAATAGGTGCGGGTAAATTCGACACAAAGACACTGGATGATCTTGACAATAGCTTAAAAGCCAAGGCCACAGAGGTGTATTTGACGGAGGCCGAATACGAAGAGGAAAATTTAGCAAAATATTTTGAGGATATTTCGCTATCTCTCAAGGATTTTTATTATAAGCGTCAAATTAGTAAACTAAAACGGGAACTCGAGTCCCCGAAGGCGCAGCGGGATCAGACGCGTTACGATGCTTTGTTCGGAGAACTAATCGAGCTTGAGGCAAAGCGAAGAGATTTGCGCTAGCATGTGATTTGATTGGAGGAAACACTGGGTGAATACCCGCATTAACGAGTTCGAAATTCCAGAGGTAAAAATGCTGATCGCGAAGGGGCAAGGGAAAGGCGTGCTCAGCTCCGATGAGATTAACGACGCGCTCCAAGCCGTCGATCTTACGAGTGAGCAAATCGATAATATATATTCCTACCTGTTCAATGTCGGGGTCGAGATTGTGGATACGGGCGATGACGGTGCCGCCGATGAGGACGTCGATTTGGGAGTCGACGAGCTTGACGTCGACGAGAAAATCGTTGCTGAAGATGAGGCGGACGTCGACGACGAGGAGGGCGCCAAGGCGAAATTCAGCCGTGAACTCGATCTGTCGGTGAAATCGCCGATAAACGACCCTGTGCGCATGTATCTTAAAGAAATAGGCAAAGTGCCGCTCCTTACCGGCGACGAAGAAGTAAGATTGGCCAAAAATATCGAAGCCGGCGAAGAAGCCGCCGGGCGTCTCGAGCGCGATGAGGACAATCTAACGAAAGAAGAGATTCGCAAGATACGCCGGATAGAGCGCGAAGGGATGACGGCGAAGAAAAAGCTGGTCGAGGCGAATCTGCGTCTCGTGGTAAGCATCGCGAAAAGATATGTCGGGCGGGGCATGCTCTTTCTCGACCTGATTCAGGAAGGCAATCTCGGCTTGATTCGTGCTGTTGAGAAATTCGATTATCGCAAAGGCTATAAATTCAGCACCTACGCGACATGGTGGATTCGCCAAGCCATCACCAGGGCGATTGCCGACCAAGCTCGGACGATACGTATTCCGGTGCACATGGTGGAGACGATAAACAAGCTCATCCGCATTCAGCGCCAGCTTTTACAGGAGCTTGGTCGCGAGCCGTTGCCCGAGGAGATAGGCGAAGAGATGGGCTTGACCCCCGAGCGAGTGCGCGAGATTCTCAAAATATCACAGGAGCCGGTCTCTCTTGAGACACCTATCGGCGAAGAAGAAGACAGCCAGCTTGGCGATTTCATAGAAGACCAGGAAGCCGAGGTGCCATCGGATGCGGCGTCATTCTCACTTCTGCAGGAACAGCTCCAGGAAGTTCTCGACACGTTAAGCGAGCGCGAGCGCAAGGTCATCGAGTTACGCTTCGGCCTTATCGACGGGCATCCCAGAACATTAGAAGAAGTCGGTCGCGTCTTTGGCGTCACCAGGGAGCGCATCCGGC encodes:
- the glyS gene encoding glycine--tRNA ligase subunit beta, translated to MSKHDLLLEIGTEEIPAASVVIGKDQLKEKAEALLKRHRLNFDVINAFGSPRRLAIMAVGLDEKQETVTIEAKGPAKKAAFTDDGQPTKAAMGFAKSQGVDVESLTVKSVEGREYVFAVKEEEGQDAVEILREILPELIKSLSFPKAMRWGDGDMKFVRPIRWILALFGARAIEFDVAGIAAGKLSMGHRRRAENPVRVEAPCDYFEMLFNNFVIVDQDKRALLIREEIESAVRTIGGRSVIHQHTFDEVVELVEFPHAVVGSFAGDFVSLPRDVLVTAMESHQRYFPVEDADGKLLPNFIVVHNGDPKFTDIIQKGHERVIRARLSDAKYFFESDSANPLDSYVEKLNGVVFQVKLGTVYQKTQRVVRLAEAIAKSLALAPDEMGYAVRAAYLCKADLVTEMVGEFPTLQGAMGRDYAQVSGEPPAVATAIFEHYLPRSAGDSLPETVSGQVVSISDKLDAVAGILAAGLIPTGSEDPYALRRQAHGIVSIILENDLDISMDSLVELALKLYADQGIDFDVEATSDIVDEFFRARVRAYLQGREFSHDIVEAVTSGSIDDIVDIMRRAQALQSIYKSDDLEDVLVAFIRCKNLGRAELGTVVDESLLVEEAEKALYASAVKIDRDVGQAGRDYAAVIGLLAGLRPAVDRFFDDVLVMTEDESVKDNRIRLLNLCYNAYRRLADFAYISSR
- the ppdK gene encoding pyruvate, phosphate dikinase yields the protein MSGSKKYVYDFNEGTAEMKYILGGKGANLAEMTRIGLPVPPGFTISTGACNEYYRTGAFPDGLPQEIDMHREALERKMGKKLGDPDDPLLVSVRSGAAFSMPGMMDTVLNLGLNDEAIKGLTKQTGDERFAYDSYRRFIQMFGKVVLRIEGGLFEDAINELKEKKGAKLDTDLTANDLKALVRMFKDIVREHTGREFPTDPKEQLILSVEAVFKSWGNKRAVDYRKLYKIPDDLGTAVNIQTMVFGNKGDDSATGVTFTRDPATGEDVPYGDYLINAQGEDVVAGIRVTEPLLNLKAEMPALADELLKNMDILEKHYRDICDIEFTIEQGKLWMLQTRIGKRTAAAALRIAAEMVEEGLITKREAVQRIDPEQLDQLLHPQFDPKAKIEVLTKGLNASPGAAVGKVVFDADTAEEMGQNGEKVILTRWETTPDDLHGMVAAQGILTSHGGKTSHAAVVARGMGKPCVCGADAIKIDSKNKVFTVNGVQVREGDIISIDGTTGSVVVGAVGLVPPKPTKEFELILGWADEIRTLGVRTNADTPEDSEKGRQFGAEGIGLARTEHMFLGDRLPIVQRMILAKNEDEEKDALAKLLKVQRDDFLGIFKAMDGLPVTIRLLDPPLHEFLPRQIDLKVEITKMEMSGATDAELAPKNELLDAVERMAEMNPMLGLRGCRLGITHPEIYKMQVRAIMEAACRLKKEGGDPRVEIMIPLVAHVNELDILRKESEEVIAEVIAGSGVDVEYKIGTMIEIPRAAVTADEVATVADFFSFGTNDLTQMAFGFSRDDIEAKFLPRYLERKILPSNPFETIDDGVAALVEMGCRKGRATKPELKLGVCGEHGGDPESVKKFHAMGLSYVSCSPYRVPLARLAAAQAVLGDSSSSSK
- a CDS encoding pentapeptide repeat-containing protein gives rise to the protein MIKNSRDHQTPIPVRKPRMTTEQIRTIIKTTKDFKNRNLSRFNMRNFKLQGCNFHGADLSGANLSGMNLSEINFREANLSGADLSKSEFRKADFRKANFSEAEMSGAVLINADLRHANLCGANLRRANLSDADLRHASLTESDVVTDEGKQKVTDLSWANLEDAYISGADLHKADLSNAKLSGARLYRSVLTGANLSQADLLGANLTQADLAQANLSFADLSHAKLNGANLRYANLTGANLRHTKMSDTKVTQTDVCNANFEGTVLTNVKISYAINLDQAKNLHTALGL
- a CDS encoding NAD(P)H-dependent oxidoreductase, giving the protein MLVVGINGSPNEDGNTAFLIREVLRSAAKAGAKTELLHSMEVLEDQDKPYCDACSSPCDESCYVGTRLESALDAMAGADAIVVGSPVYFGTVSAQLKAIFDKSRALRAKKALVAKVGAGVSVGASRFGGQETTIRAIHDIMMVHGMTIVSDSSATETIGHHGVCAQRPAESDADALKSARVTGKRLVEEIKINRR
- a CDS encoding deoxyguanosinetriphosphate triphosphohydrolase, which codes for MVPREIFEEREVQTLSKLAMRSIDSQGRAKPLQPCPLRTCYQRDRDRIIHSKAFRRLVNKTQVFLSPEGDHYRNRLTHTIEVSQISRIIARALALNEDLAEAIALGHDLGHTPFGHVGEEAINEIFQELKAGGADNLPDGFNHNEQSLRVIDILEYGGKGLNLTWEVRDGILHHTGEKDPRTLEGRIVKISDRIAYINHDIDDAVRAGILKTDDIDKESIELFGRYSGVRINAMVCNLVEYSRDKNTISMSPDLMKAMHELREFLFARVYRGSAAKSENEKAKNVLKSLYFLFLDKPELLPEEFRTEESGTRVVRICDYIAGMTDRYAIKMYEEHFVPKVWMV
- the dnaG gene encoding DNA primase, with product MTEFKGRIKENDIDAVRERNNLVDVVSEYVTLKKKGKLFWGLCPYHQEKTPSFKVDAASQLFHCFGCGEGGNVFNFVMKVEHLEFPEAVEFLAARVGYQLEYEAGKSRELSKRERLYEANSQAMLFYQHILLKTAEGEPGRAYLKKRGLGADIVKGYGIGLAPQGWNSLGNYLAKRKFSKEELVEAGLIIKSAKGHYDRFRSRIIFPIADMRGRTIAFGGRVLDGGQPKYMNSPETPTYHKSSTLYGLHLAKNDITREGSVVVVEGYTDVLALAQAGVPNVVATLGTAFTGEHVELLKRFANRAILVFDADAAGTKAAESAGAYMSEFRPPKMKALRDFEGRSAESGIDVRVVVLPDNLDPADYIANQSIDSFRELLDDAEPFYDFYLTRELEKYTISETQEKEKAALAGLRFIATLDPITHEEYIGKIAQRLGLDARVLAVRFRSLLGKSAPRRGAALKTSLDPQEKTERTFLHLVMKYPRLRGSLSADMEGDYFVSPAHAKLLAVLKGIGAGKFDTKTLDDLDNSLKAKATEVYLTEAEYEEENLAKYFEDISLSLKDFYYKRQISKLKRELESPKAQRDQTRYDALFGELIELEAKRRDLR
- the rpoD gene encoding RNA polymerase sigma factor RpoD; this translates as MLIAKGQGKGVLSSDEINDALQAVDLTSEQIDNIYSYLFNVGVEIVDTGDDGAADEDVDLGVDELDVDEKIVAEDEADVDDEEGAKAKFSRELDLSVKSPINDPVRMYLKEIGKVPLLTGDEEVRLAKNIEAGEEAAGRLERDEDNLTKEEIRKIRRIEREGMTAKKKLVEANLRLVVSIAKRYVGRGMLFLDLIQEGNLGLIRAVEKFDYRKGYKFSTYATWWIRQAITRAIADQARTIRIPVHMVETINKLIRIQRQLLQELGREPLPEEIGEEMGLTPERVREILKISQEPVSLETPIGEEEDSQLGDFIEDQEAEVPSDAASFSLLQEQLQEVLDTLSERERKVIELRFGLIDGHPRTLEEVGRVFGVTRERIRQIESKTLSKLRHPNRSAKLRDYLE